The sequence ATACCCCTAATCGTTTTCGTATATCTGCTGGGATACTTTGGATGGAATCATATTTTTTTTTCTTTCCACCCGGCAGAGAAACATAATAAAACCCATTGATCATTTCTAAAAAATAATCCTCTCCTTTTTCTCCTAGAGATCTGTTGTCTAGTTCCTTTACCATTTTTTGGTATTTGGAAGGGAGGAGATTCCAATTCATGTAATTTGTAACCACTCCTTGGTCATTCACTGTATAAGCACCGTCTTGGTGAAGGATTTTTGTTCCATTGTAATCAAATACTTCCATCACCTTTAGGTTGTTATCTTTTGATTGTTTTGAATCTTTTTTGGATTTGCCTGAGTTAGGTTGAGTAGAATCCTCATTACTAGAATTTGATTTTGACTTTGTATTAGGAGGTGTGTTTTTTTTTCTTAGTTTTCCAAATACCAGTAGAAAAAGGCCAGCCAATGCAAGTGATGCGAATAAAAAAACTTCTGCAGTTGATAAATCAAACAAATACCGCCACATAACTATCGAAAACTCGTACTAACTGCCTTACAAGAGTCGGGAAGATATCCTTCCGTATTCCATGTACGACAATCGGTAAGTTCAATTGCCTTAAAACAAAGTTTTAATTCGTCAATTTTAACTCTGCCAAGCACAAGCGCTCCCGGAAGTTTGTTCGTCCCGCAGGCTGAATTTTTTAATGTATAGGTTTCAAAAATCTTTTGGTTTCCTTCTTGTGCCGAATAAAATAAGTCATCTCGATTTTGAATGCACTGAAAGCTAAGTCCAATGGTAAAAAAAAGGGCGTAAATCCCATGGAAAAATAATTTCATTTTTTAAGTTTGATCCGAGAAACTTCTCTGACAGGAATCGGAAGTTTTCCAAAAGCACTATCCACTTGAACAGTTCCATAAATTTCGAACTCAACATCCTCTCCACGCATAGCCGCATCCGAAAGTTGTTTTGCTAACAAAAGAAGTTTGGGAAGGATGGATCCTTTTTGATCGGGGACCAGTTTCAAAACGACAAAGGCTTCAGAATTAGGTTCCACTTCGAGCGGTGTTTGGTTTTGGAGTTTTCCGATGTATTCCTTTCCTTTTGGAGTCACAAGTTCAATTTCCAAATCAAATTGATAGATGGAGACTTTGGTATCGTTTGGATTCACTACCGAAACTTTCGGATACAAATCCACTAATGGAATTAAAGGAAAGTTTGGATTTGGTTTTAGGTCTACACGAACATCCACCAAATCAAACTTACAAGCCTTAAGACTTTCTAAATTCTTTTTTGTATCACTCAAACAATGAGTGAAGGATACAAAAGATACGAAAGCGAATAAAAAAAATAATCTACGGACCAAATACTACCTTCCCTTCGGTCATATGTTGTTTATAAAATTCTAATCCTTCTTTGTATTCTTCAAACTTAAATCGTCTGTTGATTTTTGTTTGGAAAACAGTTTTAAGAAATTTTTGTGCTTCTTTGGCTTGTTTTTGAAATTCTTCTAAACCAATTTCATAAATCCAGGAAGACAACCAAAACCCTTCCACTTTTTTGTTTTGGAATAAAATGATTCCGGAATTCACAGAAAATGGTTTTTCTGAGAGAGCACCATAACAAACCACTTTCGATCCATAAGGCATACATTCAACTAGAGACTGTGCGGTTTCACCGGCCACTGCATCGATAGCGTATGTAGCATTTAATTTTTTAGAGATTTTGAATAAATCCTTTTGATAGTTGGGAGAAGTGGAGTTTAGAATATTTTCTGCTCCAATTTCTAATAGACTGTCCTCTTGTTCTTTCTTTCGTACAACATTGATTAAAGGAATTCCACGTTCCTTACAAAGTCGAACTACCATTTTACCAAGAGCACTGGCAGCTGCGGTTTGGATCATTGCAGGATGCCCTTCTTTGGAACATTTGGATACCATGGCCCAAGCAGTCATTGGGTTCACAAAAAAACTAGATCCTTCGTCAAGGCTCACACCATCCACTAACGGCAAACAGTTGTCCTCTGTGGTGATCATATATTCTGACCATGATCCGTCGTTTTGAGGTGCCACGCAGGATACGTTCATACCCACTTTTAAAGTTTTGATGGCAGTTCCTACTGCATCGATGGTTCCACTGGCTTCAAATCCCGCAGATACCGGTGCCTTTTTTTTAAACCCATACAGTCCACGGATGAACATAAGGTCAGAAGGATTGATGGGAGAAAGATGGATTTTGATCCTAACTTCGTTCTCTTTCGGTGTGGGAACTTCTTTTTCACGAAGCTCCAATAGTGGTTCGGATTCGTCGTATTTGAGGATGGTGACTGCTTTCATCTTCTCCCATTCAGTCATTTAAAATCTGCTTGCCAACTCTTTCTTTGGAAGTAAGAATTTTAAGTCTGCCGTGAAATCAAAAAAGTTATCGAAGGAATCCCTGACAGGGATCGTTTTTTTTTCAATTTTGGTCTTCGCATTTTTCACAACAGTCATTGAACCGGATCGACCTGCCAAAAAATATCCCTACCGGTTATCGTTATTTTACTCTCGCATTGATGGAATCAAAGAAGGAACTGAGGTTCGGATTTTGGGAATTCAAAAAGGTTATGTGGCTCATATTGATTCAAGGCCACTGATTGATGTTCCCGATCGTCGATTCCTCGACCATAACATGGATCATGCGATCGAACTTCATATTGCTTTGGAAGATCCGTTAACACTTTGGGATAATTATGAAGTAGATTTTCAAACGATAACTTTGTTTTCAGGAAGGATCATTAATATCAATCCAGGAAGTTCGGATGGCAAACGCCCCTTTTTCAAACCTACATTTCGTGAAGGTGAAAAAAGACCTGACTATTTGCCTTCCGCGCGGTATTTTGATGATTTTTTCAAAGCCACATCTGTGACAATGGAAGAAAATCGAGCCGACCTCAGACAAATCACCTTGGATTTTCGTTCCATCTCCGATAAATTAAATCATACAGAAGGCACAATTCCCAAATTAATAGGGAGTACAGAAATGTATGATGAACTTCTTGCGACTGTAAAGGACGCAGAAACCATTGGAAAAGAAGGAAGGCGTTATATGGAAAGTTCTCGTAATTTAGAGAACACCATGCCGATACCATTTTTAATTACAGCATCGTATTACGGACGTACAACGCCAATTACGGGAAGAAGGATTGGACCACAAGATTAATGAAAGTTGCAATTATACATGATTGGCTCACCGGTATGCGCGGTGGCGAACTCGTACTCGATAGTTTATTAAAGGCATTTCCAGAAGCGGATTTATTTACTCTTTTTTATTCTAAAGGAAAACTTAACGAAAGGATTGAAAACAGAAAGATTACAACAGCTTTTACAAACAATCTTCCTTTCAAAGAAAAATACTACCGCTATTACCTACCAGTATTTCCAACGGCCATTGAATCATTGGATTTAAAAGGTTATGATGTAGTGATTAGTTCTTCCCATTGTGTGGCCAAAGGAGTGATCCCTCATCCCGATACTTTTCATTTAAGTTATATCCATAGTCCCATGCGTTATGTTTGGGATATGTATTATGATTATTTCCCAGGTAGAAAAGGGTTTAAATTTTTCCTTTTACAATCCATTGCTAACTACCTTCGCACATGGGATGCGGCTTCTGCCAATAGAGTGGATTATTTCACATGTAACTCGCATTTTGTGGGAAGACGAATCCAAAAGTATTATAGACGTGATTATAAAATAGTATACCCGCCTTGTTTACCTCAAGACTTCCGGGTGAATGATGTTTCGAAAGATGATTATTATCTGATGGTTTCGGCCTTTGCTCCTTATAAAAAAATCGATCTTGCCATTGAAGCCTTTCGTGAAAATGGAAAGCCACTCATCCTTGTAGGTGGGGGTCAGGAAGAAGGGAAACTAGTCAAAAATCTTCCGAAAAACATCCTTTGGAAAAAAGGTCTGCCTCGCACAGAAGTGGTGGAACTTTACAAAAAGGCACGAGGGTTTATTTTTCCAGGAATGGAAGACTTCGGAATCACTCCGGTTGAGGCACAGGCCTATGCCACCCCTGTCATTGCTTACGGGATGGGAGGGGCTTTGGAGTCAGTGAAAGAGGACAAAACCGGGGTGTTTTTTAAGGAACAGACTGTAAAATCCTTAAATGAGGCGATCCAGAGGGCAGAAAAGATCCATTTCAAACGGGGAGATTTCCAAAATTCCATCAATCGATTTACGGAAGAAAAATTCGTAAGCGAAATTCGAAAGGTAGTCGATAGACATAAATAGAAATCTCTGAAGGGGGATCTCTTGGTCATTTTACATCGACTCAAAGGTGCGGAATTTGTTCTCAATGCAGATTTGATTGAGACCATTGAAGCAAATCCAGATACGATCATCACTCTTGTGAATGAAAAGAAATTCATTGTACAAGAACCAGTTGCGGAAGTTGTGGAAAAGGTAATTGCTTACCAAACGAGAATCCACAACCTCCCTCGAGTTGGTGAAAGAAGGCCTGAGGAAACATAAGAAATGGATATAGCTACAGTCATTGGTTTGGCCCTAGGAGCGGCCTTGATGTTACTTGGGGTGGTTTCGGGTGGTCTTTCTTTAACTGACCTAATCGATATTCCCTCGGTAATGATTACATTCGGTGGGGCAGCAGCAGCCACGATCATTTCTTTCCCATGGACCTCTACCATTGGAGTGGGAGGTGTTACCAAAAAAGCCTTCCAAAATCCTCCCTCAGACTTACCTGGACTCATTACGACACTTGTTAGTTTTTCTGAAAAAGCCCGCCGTGAAGGTCTTCTCGCTCTAGAAGATGATATCAACGAACTGCCGGAAGAATTTTTAAAGAAGGGGATCCAACTAGTTGTGGATGGAACCGATCCCGAGCTCGTTCGAAATATTATGGAAACCGAAATTGGGAATACTGCCTCAAGACATGCCTATGGTCGAGGTTGGTGGGATGCTTATGCAGGTTTTGCGCCAGGGTTCGGAATGCTTGGGACCCTTGTGGGTCTTGTGGGGATGTTAAAGAACTTAGGTGGTGGGGATGCGAGTGCCATTGGACAAGGTATGGCGACAGCCCTTATTACAACATTATACGGATCACTTGCACAGAACTTATTTGCTGCCCCGATTGTTAGAAAACTAACACGAAGATCGGAAGATGAACTTGTGATCAAACAAGTTATGGTGGAAGGAACTCTTTCCATCCAATCTGGGGACAACCCACGAATTGTTAAAGAGAAGTTGGCGAGTTTCTTAACTCCTGCAGAACGATCTGCATTGAAAGACGACGGAGATTAATACTAAAAACCATGGCGTCTAAAAAAGAAAAATGTCCTGAGTGCATCCAAAAAGTTCCCGAGTTCATGGCAACTTACGGGGACATGGTGACACTTCTCCTTTGTTTCTTTATCCTTTTATATACAACGGGAAAAACAGATGCAAAGGAGATGCAGATCATTTTGTCTGCATTCAAATCCACAACCGGATTTTTCACTGGGGGACAAACACTTTCAAAAGGATCTTTGGAAGAGATGGGCATGCAAATAGAATCCCTTCCTTCCCAAGTGGTTGGTCGTAATCTTTCTAAATCAAAAAAAGATGCCCAAGAAGTTTTTAAACCAGAAGTAGAAGCAGGAAAAGTCAGGATTTCAGAAAACGAAAGAGGGCTTGTGATTTCTCTTGTAGGTGCAGATTATTTTTATCCTGGTTCTGCAATACTAACACCAGCTATTCGAGAAACATTACGAAAAGCCGCGGGCCTTATCAAAGGACTCGAACGTTTTGTTCGAGTGGAAGGACATAGTGATGACGATGCAGTCAATCCTGTGAATCGTCCTGGTCGTGAAGAACGCGAATATATTAATAACTGGGATTTGG comes from Leptospira harrisiae and encodes:
- a CDS encoding LIC13255 family lipoprotein, with protein sequence MKLFFHGIYALFFTIGLSFQCIQNRDDLFYSAQEGNQKIFETYTLKNSACGTNKLPGALVLGRVKIDELKLCFKAIELTDCRTWNTEGYLPDSCKAVSTSFR
- a CDS encoding LEA type 2 family protein, with product MVRRLFFLFAFVSFVSFTHCLSDTKKNLESLKACKFDLVDVRVDLKPNPNFPLIPLVDLYPKVSVVNPNDTKVSIYQFDLEIELVTPKGKEYIGKLQNQTPLEVEPNSEAFVVLKLVPDQKGSILPKLLLLAKQLSDAAMRGEDVEFEIYGTVQVDSAFGKLPIPVREVSRIKLKK
- a CDS encoding zinc-binding dehydrogenase, giving the protein MTEWEKMKAVTILKYDESEPLLELREKEVPTPKENEVRIKIHLSPINPSDLMFIRGLYGFKKKAPVSAGFEASGTIDAVGTAIKTLKVGMNVSCVAPQNDGSWSEYMITTEDNCLPLVDGVSLDEGSSFFVNPMTAWAMVSKCSKEGHPAMIQTAAASALGKMVVRLCKERGIPLINVVRKKEQEDSLLEIGAENILNSTSPNYQKDLFKISKKLNATYAIDAVAGETAQSLVECMPYGSKVVCYGALSEKPFSVNSGIILFQNKKVEGFWLSSWIYEIGLEEFQKQAKEAQKFLKTVFQTKINRRFKFEEYKEGLEFYKQHMTEGKVVFGP
- a CDS encoding MlaD family protein, which gives rise to MKSKKLSKESLTGIVFFSILVFAFFTTVIEPDRPAKKYPYRLSLFYSRIDGIKEGTEVRILGIQKGYVAHIDSRPLIDVPDRRFLDHNMDHAIELHIALEDPLTLWDNYEVDFQTITLFSGRIININPGSSDGKRPFFKPTFREGEKRPDYLPSARYFDDFFKATSVTMEENRADLRQITLDFRSISDKLNHTEGTIPKLIGSTEMYDELLATVKDAETIGKEGRRYMESSRNLENTMPIPFLITASYYGRTTPITGRRIGPQD
- a CDS encoding glycosyltransferase produces the protein MKVAIIHDWLTGMRGGELVLDSLLKAFPEADLFTLFYSKGKLNERIENRKITTAFTNNLPFKEKYYRYYLPVFPTAIESLDLKGYDVVISSSHCVAKGVIPHPDTFHLSYIHSPMRYVWDMYYDYFPGRKGFKFFLLQSIANYLRTWDAASANRVDYFTCNSHFVGRRIQKYYRRDYKIVYPPCLPQDFRVNDVSKDDYYLMVSAFAPYKKIDLAIEAFRENGKPLILVGGGQEEGKLVKNLPKNILWKKGLPRTEVVELYKKARGFIFPGMEDFGITPVEAQAYATPVIAYGMGGALESVKEDKTGVFFKEQTVKSLNEAIQRAEKIHFKRGDFQNSINRFTEEKFVSEIRKVVDRHK
- a CDS encoding flagellar FlbD family protein, translating into MVILHRLKGAEFVLNADLIETIEANPDTIITLVNEKKFIVQEPVAEVVEKVIAYQTRIHNLPRVGERRPEET
- a CDS encoding motility protein A, with product MDIATVIGLALGAALMLLGVVSGGLSLTDLIDIPSVMITFGGAAAATIISFPWTSTIGVGGVTKKAFQNPPSDLPGLITTLVSFSEKARREGLLALEDDINELPEEFLKKGIQLVVDGTDPELVRNIMETEIGNTASRHAYGRGWWDAYAGFAPGFGMLGTLVGLVGMLKNLGGGDASAIGQGMATALITTLYGSLAQNLFAAPIVRKLTRRSEDELVIKQVMVEGTLSIQSGDNPRIVKEKLASFLTPAERSALKDDGD
- the motB gene encoding flagellar motor protein MotB, whose protein sequence is MASKKEKCPECIQKVPEFMATYGDMVTLLLCFFILLYTTGKTDAKEMQIILSAFKSTTGFFTGGQTLSKGSLEEMGMQIESLPSQVVGRNLSKSKKDAQEVFKPEVEAGKVRISENERGLVISLVGADYFYPGSAILTPAIRETLRKAAGLIKGLERFVRVEGHSDDDAVNPVNRPGREEREYINNWDLAGARAVNATVFMINSEEIEPSWFQAVSFGSYRPLVLENEGTPEAKAFNRRVDIIILTEKSTKRAPGESKYGLPDTRLPNTETNVEGEF